The Longimicrobiaceae bacterium genome includes a window with the following:
- a CDS encoding metallophosphoesterase, which produces MRSTRSPLCALLLLALAACGDRLKEPESTLVGQDSGADSLYGATAAENLRVVPVEVEVPGLPEAFDGMRVAALSDFQLGLWEDNARVAEAAVRRAIALRPDVVVLLGDYVARGDRLDELGRVLAPLRGRTVMAVLGDRDKRDPGDGPSSEPDSAAIRLRQVLHDNGIVVLENERGRVVRGSDTIYIAGIDPFVPRRPAWRQAEIFSAIPRAGSTPILLSHLPAGVLAAPDSAYPLVLAGNTFCGRVEVPGSPRLSWVNSEQLPGGRIPGEDRLYRVDGNGLFITCGVGYSFVPVRLGAPPEVALVTLRRPASEAAEEAPAAARPSIDSLLQVYGQQTDSAAPPDTTGG; this is translated from the coding sequence ATGCGGAGCACCCGCTCCCCGCTTTGCGCCCTTCTGCTGCTCGCCCTCGCCGCCTGCGGCGACCGCCTGAAAGAGCCGGAGTCCACGCTGGTGGGCCAGGACTCCGGAGCGGACTCGCTCTACGGCGCCACCGCCGCCGAGAACCTGCGCGTCGTCCCGGTCGAGGTGGAGGTCCCGGGCCTCCCGGAGGCGTTCGACGGGATGAGGGTCGCGGCGCTCTCCGACTTCCAGCTCGGCCTGTGGGAGGACAACGCGCGCGTCGCAGAGGCCGCGGTGCGGCGGGCGATCGCCCTGCGCCCGGACGTGGTGGTGCTCCTGGGCGACTACGTCGCCCGCGGCGACCGGCTGGACGAGCTCGGCCGCGTGCTCGCCCCGCTCCGCGGCCGCACCGTCATGGCGGTCCTCGGCGACCGCGACAAGCGCGACCCCGGCGACGGCCCCAGCTCGGAGCCGGACAGCGCCGCCATCCGCCTCCGCCAGGTGCTGCACGACAACGGGATCGTGGTGCTGGAGAACGAGCGCGGCCGGGTGGTCCGCGGCAGCGACACCATCTACATCGCCGGGATCGACCCGTTCGTCCCCCGGCGCCCGGCGTGGCGGCAGGCCGAGATCTTCAGCGCGATCCCGCGCGCCGGCTCCACCCCGATCCTCCTCTCGCACCTCCCCGCCGGGGTGCTCGCCGCCCCCGACAGCGCGTACCCGCTGGTCCTGGCCGGCAACACCTTCTGCGGCCGGGTGGAGGTCCCCGGCTCCCCGCGGCTCTCCTGGGTCAACTCCGAGCAGCTCCCCGGGGGCCGCATCCCCGGCGAGGACCGCCTGTACCGCGTGGACGGCAACGGCCTCTTCATCACCTGCGGCGTGGGCTACAGCTTCGTCCCGGTGCGCCTCGGCGCCCCGCCCGAGGTGGCGCTCGTCACCCTCCGCCGCCCCGCGAGCGAGGCCGCGGAAGAGGCGCCCGCGGCAGCCCGACCCTCCATCGACAGCCTCCTGCAGGTGTACGGGCAGCAGACGGACAGCGCGGCGCCGCCGGACACGACGGGGGGGTGA
- a CDS encoding GIY-YIG nuclease family protein: protein MPPTRHAALREQIRDARNLPGTYRMLAEDGEVLYVGKSKQVRTRLLSYLRAREGEKAHRIVGDAHTIAWEYDPSEFAALLRELELIKRFRPRHNVQHKRDGRYSFLKLTGGPAPKLFVVHGVSDDAATYYGPFRGGRRIAEAVRELNDLLGLRDCPVSTPIHFADQSELFAVDRTPRCHRWELKLCCGPCAALCTQDDYRGRVELARAFLNGDADEPLRWLNERMIAAAERWEFEYAASVRDRMHRLEALRDEFGRLREALENLSFLYHVPGADGDDRVYVVRRGTVREVAPAPRTAAERRALARVAAAHFARPECEGALVAKHQVDEILLVARWFRAHPEELERTVPPARAAALPRSA, encoded by the coding sequence GTGCCCCCCACGCGACACGCCGCGCTCCGCGAGCAGATCCGCGACGCCCGCAACCTCCCCGGCACCTACCGGATGCTGGCCGAGGACGGCGAGGTGCTGTACGTCGGCAAGTCCAAGCAGGTCCGCACCCGGCTCCTCTCCTACCTCCGCGCCAGGGAGGGCGAGAAGGCGCACCGGATCGTCGGCGACGCGCACACCATCGCGTGGGAGTACGACCCCAGCGAGTTCGCCGCGCTCCTGCGCGAGCTGGAGCTGATCAAGCGCTTCCGGCCGCGCCACAACGTCCAGCACAAGCGCGACGGGCGCTACTCCTTCCTCAAGCTCACCGGCGGCCCCGCGCCCAAGCTGTTCGTGGTGCACGGCGTCTCAGACGACGCCGCCACCTACTACGGCCCCTTCCGCGGCGGGCGCCGCATCGCCGAGGCGGTCCGCGAGCTGAACGACCTGCTGGGGCTGCGCGACTGCCCCGTCTCCACCCCCATCCACTTCGCCGACCAGTCCGAGCTCTTCGCGGTGGACCGCACCCCGCGGTGCCACCGGTGGGAGCTGAAGCTCTGCTGCGGGCCGTGCGCCGCCCTGTGCACCCAGGACGACTACCGCGGCCGGGTGGAGCTGGCCCGCGCCTTCCTGAACGGCGACGCCGACGAGCCGCTGCGCTGGCTGAACGAGCGGATGATCGCCGCGGCGGAGCGCTGGGAGTTCGAGTACGCCGCCTCCGTCCGCGACCGGATGCACCGCCTGGAGGCGCTGCGCGACGAGTTCGGCCGGCTCCGCGAGGCGCTGGAGAACCTGAGCTTCCTGTACCACGTCCCCGGCGCGGACGGCGACGACCGGGTGTACGTGGTGCGCCGGGGAACGGTCCGGGAGGTGGCCCCCGCCCCGCGCACGGCGGCCGAGCGGCGCGCCCTGGCGCGCGTGGCAGCGGCGCACTTCGCCCGCCCGGAGTGCGAGGGGGCCCTGGTGGCGAAGCACCAGGTCGACGAGATTCTCCTCGTCGCGCGCTGGTTCCGCGCGCACCCGGAGGAGCTGGAGCGCACCGTCCCGCCCGCGCGGGCGGCGGCGCTCCCCCGCAGTGCGTAG
- a CDS encoding ATP-binding protein has protein sequence MTTPQPDGPEPAAAEETLASLGQVAGELIHDMANLVSVLDGRLRLALGGARSGRTPVAELERAADGCGELGAMLRDVLATLRDEALTPEMGMQPEVVAERAIRRTIEICRPVEIRMSSSLPARAVVPGRASFLYRAVSNLLANAARHAAHRIEVTLEPGEGGRGVVVAVEDDGAGIRPENREALFRPLFRGDPGGTGLGLSSVAWTVRQLGGRVRCTAGSRLGGARFEIFLPGGSPGSGPGPSTPRPAALAGKRVLVLDDNVDVRSALGRLLRRVGAEVVELGPEAGGEEQILNAVIRSVPDAVLLDLNLGARSGVEVWSLLREQIPPLADRVVFLSGAGPGDAVYEAALRTGVRILPKPFDFGELAASLEEIVHTA, from the coding sequence ATGACCACCCCGCAGCCGGACGGCCCCGAACCGGCCGCGGCCGAGGAGACGCTCGCGTCGCTCGGCCAGGTCGCGGGCGAGCTGATCCACGACATGGCGAACCTCGTCTCCGTCCTGGACGGGCGGCTCCGCCTCGCGCTGGGCGGCGCCCGCAGCGGCCGCACGCCCGTGGCGGAGCTGGAGCGGGCCGCGGACGGATGCGGCGAGCTCGGCGCCATGCTCCGGGACGTGCTGGCGACGCTCCGCGACGAGGCCCTCACCCCCGAGATGGGGATGCAGCCCGAGGTGGTGGCGGAGCGCGCCATCCGGCGCACGATCGAGATCTGCCGTCCGGTGGAGATCCGGATGAGCTCCTCCCTCCCCGCGCGCGCCGTGGTGCCGGGGCGCGCCTCCTTCCTGTACCGCGCCGTCTCGAACCTCCTCGCGAACGCCGCCCGGCACGCCGCCCACCGCATCGAGGTCACCCTCGAGCCCGGCGAAGGGGGCCGCGGAGTGGTGGTCGCCGTCGAGGACGACGGCGCCGGGATCCGCCCCGAGAACCGCGAGGCGCTCTTCCGTCCCCTCTTCCGCGGCGACCCCGGGGGTACGGGGCTCGGCCTCAGCTCGGTGGCGTGGACGGTGCGCCAGCTCGGCGGCCGGGTGCGGTGCACCGCGGGATCGCGGCTCGGCGGCGCCCGCTTCGAGATCTTCCTCCCCGGGGGCTCGCCCGGCTCCGGTCCGGGCCCGTCGACACCGCGGCCCGCCGCGCTCGCCGGCAAGCGGGTGCTGGTGCTGGACGACAACGTGGACGTGCGCAGCGCCCTGGGACGCCTGCTCCGCCGGGTGGGCGCCGAGGTGGTGGAGCTGGGTCCGGAAGCCGGGGGCGAAGAGCAGATCCTGAACGCGGTGATCCGCAGCGTCCCCGACGCCGTGCTCCTGGACCTGAACCTGGGAGCCCGCAGCGGAGTGGAGGTCTGGAGCCTGCTGCGCGAGCAGATCCCGCCGCTTGCCGACCGCGTCGTCTTCCTGAGCGGCGCCGGCCCCGGCGACGCGGTGTACGAGGCGGCCCTCCGCACCGGCGTCCGCATCCTCCCCAAGCCCTTCGACTTCGGTGAGCTCGCCGCCTCGCTGGAGGAGATCGTGCACACGGCGTAG
- a CDS encoding M20/M25/M40 family metallo-hydrolase, with protein sequence MNRISWVGRAAAAALVLAPVQGAAQTFATESPVLRAIWNVGTRDSQLERLAQTLLDSIGPRLTGTPQQKLASDWAIAQYRAWGIPARAEQYGTWRGWSRGITHVDLVEPRVRSLEGTMLAWSPGTGGRPVQAPAVVLPDVQTKEEFEAWLPQARGKHVLVSFPQPTCRPDDSWARWATEETLERMLRERAAAAQAWTQRVARTGLTTRTLPARLEEAGAVGVIASNWSAGWGVNKVFQARTTRVPHLDLSCEDYGLVYRLAANGQGPVLRVAAESQDLGEVPVFNIIAEIRGREKPNEYVVLSAHFDSWDGAPGATDNGTGTVTMMEAMRILKEVYPNPKRTILVGHWNGEEQGLNGSRAFAADNPKVVRGLQVLLNQDNGTGRVAAISMMGFADAEPYFGRWLARIPTEITRHITLEAPGTPSSGGSDHASFLCHGAPAFALSSLNWDYTNYTWHTNRDTYDKISFDDVRNNAILTAMLAYLASEEPTRIPRDRRVVSPANARGAPGAWPTCRQPARASSQSDR encoded by the coding sequence ATGAATCGTATCTCGTGGGTCGGGAGGGCCGCGGCGGCCGCCCTCGTCCTGGCGCCCGTGCAGGGGGCCGCGCAGACGTTCGCGACGGAGAGCCCCGTGCTCCGGGCCATCTGGAACGTGGGGACCCGCGACTCGCAGCTGGAGCGGCTCGCGCAGACGCTGCTGGACTCGATCGGGCCGCGGCTCACCGGGACGCCGCAGCAGAAGCTGGCGAGCGACTGGGCCATCGCGCAGTACCGCGCCTGGGGGATTCCGGCGCGCGCGGAGCAGTACGGCACCTGGCGGGGATGGAGCCGCGGGATCACGCACGTGGACCTGGTGGAGCCGCGCGTCCGCTCGCTGGAGGGGACGATGCTCGCCTGGAGCCCCGGCACCGGGGGGCGGCCGGTGCAGGCGCCGGCCGTGGTCCTCCCGGACGTGCAGACCAAGGAGGAGTTCGAGGCGTGGCTCCCGCAGGCGCGCGGCAAGCACGTGCTGGTCTCCTTCCCCCAGCCCACCTGCCGCCCGGACGACAGCTGGGCGCGCTGGGCCACGGAAGAGACGCTGGAGCGGATGCTGCGCGAGCGAGCGGCCGCCGCGCAGGCCTGGACCCAGCGCGTCGCGCGCACCGGGCTCACCACGAGGACGCTCCCCGCGCGGCTGGAGGAGGCGGGTGCCGTGGGGGTGATCGCCTCCAACTGGTCGGCCGGCTGGGGCGTCAACAAGGTGTTCCAGGCCCGGACGACGCGCGTCCCGCACCTGGACCTGAGCTGCGAGGACTACGGGCTGGTGTACCGCCTGGCCGCCAACGGCCAGGGGCCGGTGCTCCGGGTGGCGGCGGAGTCGCAGGACCTGGGCGAGGTCCCGGTCTTCAACATCATCGCCGAGATCCGCGGCCGGGAGAAGCCGAACGAGTACGTGGTGCTCTCGGCGCACTTCGACTCGTGGGACGGCGCTCCGGGCGCGACGGACAACGGCACCGGGACGGTCACCATGATGGAGGCCATGCGCATCCTCAAGGAGGTCTACCCGAACCCGAAGCGCACGATCCTGGTGGGGCACTGGAACGGCGAGGAGCAGGGGCTCAACGGCTCGCGCGCCTTCGCCGCGGACAACCCGAAGGTGGTGCGCGGGCTGCAGGTGCTCCTGAACCAGGACAACGGCACCGGGCGCGTCGCCGCGATCTCGATGATGGGCTTCGCCGACGCCGAGCCGTACTTCGGCCGCTGGCTGGCGCGGATCCCCACGGAGATCACGCGGCACATCACCCTGGAGGCGCCGGGGACGCCGTCGTCCGGGGGGAGCGACCACGCGTCCTTCCTCTGCCACGGGGCGCCGGCGTTCGCGCTCTCGTCGCTGAACTGGGACTACACCAACTACACCTGGCACACCAACCGCGACACGTACGACAAGATCTCCTTCGACGACGTGCGCAACAACGCCATCCTCACGGCGATGCTGGCGTACCTGGCCTCCGAGGAGCCCACGCGGATCCCGCGCGACCGCCGCGTCGTGAGCCCCGCGAACGCGCGGGGCGCCCCGGGCGCCTGGCCCACCTGCCGGCAGCCGGCGCGCGCCTCGTCCCAGAGCGACCGGTGA